A window of Brachybacterium fresconis contains these coding sequences:
- a CDS encoding NAD(P)H-hydrate dehydratase, whose protein sequence is MIRGYTTEQVRAAERPLLDAGRPLMQHAARALAGRVAEHLRAPDEPSVVVLAGSGDNGGDGLHAAALLRGQGIAADAIAAADGFHAGGAEALREAGGTLHDLDDTDPEDLQSRLAEVDLVLDAIVGIGGRPEVPARLTTLLEAVRRCGVPVIAVDVPSFVDASTGQAAPGALAARETVTFGAVKAGLLLPGGAELAGHVHLVDLGLADHLPTEAAVLRLDDAEVTERWPRPERDATKYSRGVVAIAAGSPRFPGAAVLTSTGAARSGAGMVRVIAPQSVLDLVLHTRPEVVGHPAESVDPEAIGRLHALVVGPGLSGDDPRTRAGVDLLSTAGGEGARGEVARGVIDAGGLDAIGAAHRFSGDVVLTPHRGEADRLAERLGIDRDLPGSDLAVALAAATGATVLLKGAITLVAPADGGPLRTQDDATSQLATAGTGDVLAGMAGTLLAAGLAGPDAASLAAILHGRAGRLASRDGMLPLVALDVAEHVPEALGTILASALS, encoded by the coding sequence ATGATCCGCGGCTACACCACCGAGCAGGTCCGCGCGGCGGAACGTCCTCTCCTGGACGCCGGCCGACCCCTGATGCAGCATGCCGCGCGAGCGCTCGCCGGCCGGGTCGCAGAGCACCTGCGCGCCCCCGACGAGCCCTCTGTCGTGGTGCTCGCCGGCAGCGGGGACAACGGTGGGGACGGGCTCCACGCTGCTGCCCTGCTGCGCGGTCAGGGGATCGCCGCCGACGCGATCGCCGCCGCCGACGGCTTCCATGCCGGCGGGGCCGAGGCCCTCCGCGAGGCCGGAGGCACCCTCCACGATCTCGACGACACGGACCCCGAGGATCTGCAGTCCCGGCTCGCCGAGGTCGACCTCGTGCTGGACGCGATCGTCGGAATCGGCGGCCGTCCCGAGGTCCCTGCGCGCCTGACCACGCTGCTGGAGGCGGTGCGTCGCTGCGGAGTACCCGTGATCGCGGTCGACGTGCCCAGCTTCGTCGATGCCTCCACGGGACAGGCGGCGCCCGGTGCCCTCGCGGCGCGCGAGACCGTCACCTTCGGGGCCGTCAAGGCCGGGCTGCTGCTGCCCGGCGGCGCCGAGCTGGCCGGCCACGTCCACCTCGTCGATCTCGGCCTGGCCGATCACCTCCCGACCGAGGCCGCCGTGCTGCGCCTGGACGACGCCGAGGTGACGGAGCGCTGGCCGCGCCCGGAGCGGGACGCCACCAAGTACTCCCGCGGCGTGGTCGCGATCGCCGCCGGCAGTCCTCGTTTCCCCGGCGCCGCGGTCCTGACCTCCACGGGGGCGGCCCGTTCCGGTGCCGGGATGGTCCGGGTCATCGCCCCGCAGAGCGTGCTGGACCTCGTCCTGCACACCCGCCCCGAGGTCGTCGGGCACCCCGCCGAGTCGGTCGACCCGGAGGCGATCGGCCGCCTGCACGCCCTCGTCGTCGGCCCCGGCCTGTCCGGTGATGATCCTCGCACCCGCGCCGGTGTGGACCTGCTCAGCACCGCCGGGGGAGAGGGCGCACGGGGAGAGGTCGCCCGGGGCGTGATCGACGCCGGGGGCCTCGATGCGATCGGCGCGGCGCACCGCTTCTCCGGAGACGTCGTGCTGACCCCGCACCGCGGAGAGGCGGACCGCCTGGCCGAGCGGCTGGGGATCGACCGGGACCTCCCCGGCTCCGATCTCGCGGTCGCCCTCGCGGCGGCGACCGGAGCGACCGTCCTGCTCAAGGGCGCGATCACCCTCGTCGCCCCCGCCGACGGCGGGCCGCTGCGCACCCAGGACGATGCCACCAGCCAGCTCGCGACCGCCGGCACCGGGGACGTTCTCGCGGGAATGGCCGGGACCCTGCTCGCCGCCGGGCTGGCGGGCCCGGACGCCGCGTCGCTGGCCGCGATCCTGCACGGCCGCGCCGGGCGCCTCGCCTCCCGGGACGGGATGCTGCCCCTGGTCGCCCTCGACGTCGCCGAGCACGTCCCCGAGGCTCTCGGGACTATCCTGGCGAGCGCCCTGTCGTGA
- a CDS encoding holo-ACP synthase, producing MSSFPTATPTPGPDDSFGGRAFAPREDGTVAGVGVDVVGISRLAAMIERTPALLARLFTPKERELSAASRAARVAAKEAVGKALGAPGDFSWQDVTVERTEARRPYLRLRGATLRAAEAQRVAHLHLSLSHDGDIATAIVVAERGEPADHEEAR from the coding sequence ATGAGCAGCTTCCCGACCGCGACGCCGACGCCCGGCCCCGACGACAGCTTCGGGGGCCGGGCGTTCGCGCCCCGGGAGGACGGCACCGTCGCCGGTGTGGGCGTCGACGTCGTGGGCATCTCGCGCCTGGCCGCGATGATCGAGCGCACCCCCGCTCTGCTGGCGCGCCTGTTCACCCCGAAGGAGCGAGAGCTGTCGGCCGCCTCCCGCGCCGCCCGGGTCGCCGCGAAGGAGGCCGTGGGCAAGGCCCTCGGCGCCCCCGGGGACTTCTCCTGGCAGGACGTCACCGTCGAGCGCACCGAGGCCCGCCGCCCCTATCTGCGCCTGCGCGGCGCCACGCTGCGGGCCGCCGAGGCCCAGCGCGTCGCCCACCTGCACCTCTCGCTCTCGCACGACGGGGACATCGCGACCGCGATCGTGGTCGCCGAGCGCGGCGAGCCCGCCGACCACGAGGAGGCACGATGA
- the glmS gene encoding glutamine--fructose-6-phosphate transaminase (isomerizing), whose amino-acid sequence MCGIVGYAGPQAAAPSSRPVDVALQGLARLEYRGYDSAGVAVLDDDGVRVTKRAGKLVNLRDALDGAPETTGQVSIAHTRWATHGGPTDINAHPHVGGRDGELAVVHNGIIENFATLRAELEKDGRSFTSETDSEAAAHLIAREMESAGDLTEAMRRTASQLEGAFTLLAVHRDAPDTVVAARRNSPLVVGLGDGENFLGSDVAAFVDSTKEALEIGQDQVVTVTANSVDLIDFDGNEVTDAKRYTIEWDAAAAQKGGYSSFMAKEIHEQASAVADTLLGRLAAGSLQLDEMDIDPSVLRSVDKIVVVACGTAANAGEVAKYAIEHWCRIPTEVELAHEFRYRDPVVTEKTLVVAISQSGETMDTLMAVRHAREQGAKVIAICNTRGSTIPRESDAALYLHVGPEIAVASTKAYLGQIAACYLLGLFLAQVRGNLYPDEIAALMGDLERIPDQIQQVLDNSGQIERLADQMQDVTSVLFLGRHVGYPTAMEGALKLKEIAYIHAEGFAAGELKHGPIALVEEGQPVFVIVPSPHGRHSLHAKVVSNIQEVRARGARTLVIAEEGDDAVLPYADEVIRVPATRTLFAALLTVIPLQIFSCELATAKGLDVDQPRNLAKSVTVE is encoded by the coding sequence ATGTGTGGAATCGTCGGATACGCAGGCCCGCAGGCCGCAGCCCCCTCCTCCCGTCCCGTGGACGTCGCCCTCCAGGGCCTCGCCCGCCTCGAGTACCGCGGCTACGACTCCGCAGGCGTCGCCGTGCTCGACGACGACGGCGTGCGCGTGACCAAGCGCGCCGGGAAGCTCGTCAACCTCCGCGACGCCCTCGACGGCGCGCCGGAGACCACCGGACAGGTCTCCATCGCCCACACCCGCTGGGCCACCCACGGGGGCCCGACCGACATCAACGCCCATCCCCACGTCGGCGGCCGCGACGGCGAGCTCGCCGTGGTCCACAACGGCATCATCGAGAACTTCGCGACCCTGCGCGCCGAGCTCGAGAAGGACGGCCGCTCCTTCACCTCAGAGACGGACTCCGAGGCCGCCGCGCACCTGATCGCCCGCGAGATGGAGTCCGCCGGCGACCTCACCGAGGCGATGCGTCGCACCGCCTCCCAGCTGGAGGGCGCCTTCACCCTGCTGGCCGTGCACCGCGATGCCCCGGACACCGTCGTCGCCGCCCGCCGCAACTCCCCGCTGGTCGTGGGCCTCGGCGACGGCGAGAACTTCCTCGGCTCGGACGTGGCCGCCTTCGTGGACTCCACCAAGGAGGCCCTCGAGATCGGCCAGGACCAGGTCGTCACCGTCACGGCGAATTCCGTCGACCTGATCGACTTCGACGGGAACGAGGTCACCGACGCCAAGCGCTACACCATCGAGTGGGACGCCGCCGCCGCGCAGAAGGGCGGCTACTCCTCCTTCATGGCCAAGGAGATCCACGAGCAGGCGAGCGCCGTGGCCGACACGCTGCTGGGTCGCCTGGCCGCCGGCTCCCTCCAGCTCGACGAGATGGACATCGACCCCTCCGTGCTGCGCAGCGTCGACAAGATCGTCGTGGTCGCCTGCGGCACCGCCGCCAACGCCGGCGAGGTCGCCAAGTACGCCATCGAGCACTGGTGCCGCATCCCCACCGAGGTCGAGCTCGCCCACGAGTTCCGCTACCGCGACCCGGTCGTCACCGAGAAGACCCTGGTGGTCGCGATCTCGCAGTCCGGCGAGACGATGGACACCTTGATGGCCGTGCGCCATGCCCGCGAGCAGGGCGCGAAGGTCATCGCGATCTGCAACACCCGCGGCTCGACCATCCCGCGGGAGTCCGACGCCGCGCTGTACCTGCACGTCGGCCCCGAGATCGCCGTCGCCTCCACCAAGGCGTACCTGGGCCAGATCGCCGCCTGCTATCTGCTGGGTCTGTTCCTGGCGCAGGTGCGGGGGAACCTCTACCCCGACGAGATCGCGGCGCTGATGGGCGATCTCGAGCGCATCCCCGACCAGATCCAGCAGGTGCTGGACAACTCCGGGCAGATCGAGCGGCTCGCCGATCAGATGCAGGACGTCACCAGCGTGCTGTTCCTGGGTCGTCACGTCGGCTACCCGACCGCGATGGAAGGGGCCCTGAAGCTCAAGGAGATCGCCTACATCCATGCCGAGGGCTTCGCGGCCGGCGAGCTCAAGCACGGGCCGATCGCCCTGGTCGAGGAGGGCCAGCCGGTCTTCGTGATCGTGCCCTCGCCCCATGGCCGCCACTCGCTGCACGCCAAGGTGGTCTCCAACATCCAGGAGGTGCGCGCCCGCGGTGCCCGCACCCTGGTGATCGCCGAGGAGGGCGACGACGCGGTGCTGCCCTACGCCGACGAGGTGATCCGGGTGCCCGCCACGCGCACCCTGTTCGCGGCCCTGCTGACTGTGATCCCGCTGCAGATCTTCTCCTGCGAGCTGGCCACCGCGAAGGGCCTGGACGTGGACCAGCCGCGCAACCTCGCCAAGTCCGTCACCGTCGAGTGA
- the coaA gene encoding type I pantothenate kinase, which produces MKAASASSTVTPFEEIPRDDWARLSNQTPLPLSEDDIAKLRGLGDRLDLREVDAVYRPISRLLNIQVAAAQALRRDREGFLDHHQHRTPYIIGVAGSVAVGKSTTARLLRELMARWPETPQVQLVTTDGFLLPNAELERRGIMHRKGFPESYDRRGLLRFVADVKSGQERVEAPVYSHLSYDILENERVVVEQPDVLILEGLNVLQPARPRRDGRLGMAVSDFFDFSVYVDARVEDVRRWYVDRFLQLRRTAFSDPRSYFRRYADLSDDEAVQTAERIWRTINGPNLTENVLPTRGRADLVLRKDGRHRVHSVLLRKV; this is translated from the coding sequence ATGAAGGCCGCTTCAGCGTCGAGCACCGTCACCCCGTTCGAGGAGATCCCGCGGGATGACTGGGCACGCCTGTCCAATCAGACCCCTCTGCCGTTGTCCGAGGACGACATCGCCAAGCTGCGAGGCCTGGGCGACCGCCTGGACCTGCGAGAGGTCGACGCCGTCTACCGGCCGATCTCCCGTCTGCTGAACATTCAGGTCGCGGCGGCGCAGGCGCTGCGCCGGGACCGCGAGGGCTTCCTGGACCATCATCAGCACCGCACCCCGTACATCATCGGCGTGGCGGGTTCGGTCGCGGTCGGCAAGTCGACCACGGCCCGTCTGCTGCGCGAGCTGATGGCGCGCTGGCCGGAGACGCCGCAGGTCCAGCTGGTGACGACCGACGGCTTCCTGCTGCCCAACGCCGAGCTCGAGAGGCGCGGCATCATGCATCGCAAGGGCTTTCCCGAGAGCTACGACCGACGCGGCCTGCTGCGCTTCGTCGCCGACGTGAAGTCGGGGCAGGAACGGGTCGAAGCCCCGGTGTATTCCCATCTGTCCTACGACATCCTCGAGAACGAGCGGGTCGTGGTCGAGCAGCCCGACGTGCTGATCCTGGAGGGTCTGAACGTGCTGCAGCCGGCCCGGCCGCGCCGCGACGGGCGCCTGGGGATGGCGGTCTCGGACTTCTTCGACTTCTCGGTGTACGTCGACGCCCGCGTCGAGGACGTCCGGCGCTGGTACGTCGACCGTTTCCTGCAGCTGCGCCGCACCGCGTTCTCCGACCCGCGCTCCTACTTCCGGCGCTATGCGGACCTCAGCGATGACGAGGCCGTGCAGACGGCGGAGCGGATCTGGCGCACCATCAACGGGCCGAACCTCACCGAGAACGTGCTGCCCACGCGCGGCCGCGCAGACCTCGTGCTGCGCAAGGACGGCCGACACCGCGTGCATTCGGTGCTGCTGCGCAAAGTCTGA
- the glmM gene encoding phosphoglucosamine mutase, which translates to MARLFGTDGVRGRANGDITAELAVELSVGAAHVLGTLGAFGGSRPRAIVARDTRPSGHFLSAAVCAGLASAGVDVLDAEVLPTPGLAHLVQSTSADLGVMISASHNPAPDNGIKFFARGGTKLPDEVEDAIEARLGEEWDRPEGADVGTITRYEGAVDAYVEHLVATLDRSLEGLSVVADCANGAASETGPQALRRAGATVHVIGDHANGGLINDGVGSTHLGPLQAAVREHGADIGVAFDGDADRCLAVDADGKIIDGDQIMGILALDLKEKGRLHDDTLVVTVMSNLGLKLAMREHGIMLGQTAVGDRYVLEEMTLGDYSIGGEQSGHVIIAEHATTGDGELTALHLLQRMAETGRTARELADVMTRLPQALINVKNVDKARATIDRGVLDAVAAAEAELGETGRVLLRPSGTEPVVRVMVEAPSDEVAGSVAERLATIVRDRVAL; encoded by the coding sequence GTGGCACGACTGTTCGGAACCGACGGAGTGCGCGGACGCGCCAACGGCGACATCACCGCGGAGCTCGCGGTCGAGCTCTCCGTGGGAGCGGCCCACGTCCTGGGCACGCTGGGTGCTTTCGGCGGCAGTCGGCCGCGCGCCATCGTGGCCCGGGACACCCGCCCCTCGGGGCACTTCCTCTCCGCCGCCGTCTGCGCGGGCCTCGCCTCCGCCGGGGTCGACGTGCTCGACGCCGAGGTGCTGCCCACCCCGGGTCTGGCCCACCTGGTCCAGTCCACCAGCGCGGACCTCGGCGTGATGATCTCCGCCTCCCACAACCCCGCGCCCGACAACGGCATCAAGTTCTTCGCCCGCGGCGGCACCAAGCTGCCCGACGAGGTCGAGGATGCGATCGAGGCGCGGCTCGGCGAGGAGTGGGACCGACCCGAAGGGGCCGACGTCGGCACCATCACCCGGTACGAGGGCGCGGTCGACGCCTACGTCGAGCACCTCGTCGCGACCCTGGATCGTTCTCTGGAGGGGCTCAGCGTGGTCGCCGACTGCGCGAACGGCGCGGCCTCCGAGACCGGGCCCCAGGCGCTGCGCCGCGCCGGCGCCACCGTCCACGTGATCGGTGACCACGCCAACGGCGGCCTGATCAACGACGGCGTCGGCTCCACCCATCTCGGCCCGCTGCAGGCTGCGGTGCGCGAGCACGGAGCCGACATCGGGGTCGCCTTCGACGGCGACGCCGACCGCTGCCTCGCGGTCGACGCGGACGGCAAGATCATCGACGGCGACCAGATCATGGGCATCCTCGCCCTCGACCTCAAGGAGAAGGGCCGCCTGCACGACGACACCCTCGTGGTCACCGTCATGAGCAACCTCGGCCTGAAGCTCGCCATGCGCGAGCACGGGATCATGCTGGGCCAGACGGCGGTCGGGGACCGCTACGTGCTCGAGGAGATGACCCTCGGCGACTACTCCATCGGCGGCGAGCAGTCCGGCCACGTCATCATCGCCGAGCACGCTACCACCGGCGACGGCGAGCTGACCGCCCTGCACCTGCTCCAGCGCATGGCGGAGACCGGCCGCACCGCCCGCGAGCTGGCCGACGTCATGACCCGCCTCCCGCAGGCGCTGATCAACGTCAAGAACGTCGACAAGGCCCGCGCCACCATCGACCGCGGCGTGCTCGACGCCGTCGCCGCGGCGGAGGCGGAACTGGGGGAGACCGGCCGGGTCCTGCTGCGCCCCTCCGGCACCGAGCCCGTCGTCCGCGTCATGGTCGAGGCTCCCTCCGACGAGGTGGCCGGCTCGGTCGCCGAACGCCTCGCCACCATCGTCCGGGACCGCGTCGCCCTCTGA
- a CDS encoding DEAD/DEAH box helicase — translation MPDAVLLPRLLPSAISHHVGDRSAGRGLARARGGSVEDLHWDADTSTVDADVTDQDGTVQHPRAVLVEYEEDAVSRRFLPSAPGGLWRPRSSECSCSAGGSCEHVAALLYRLNDLGTRAEASDPPPEWRSVLRPLLGSSGPRGAARPLAIGVDLEAGPSGAGASRNRRETATPADLGTDADLWLGLRPLTRGRTGSWIKGDLSWRSFEGRLSAREYDAVQTEALSRLFASASAERSYSSGAIDHLWLNTITSPLLWQSLVHARDAGVELLPGAGLTSVALLGEADVGLDLRLDETAEDLQVLPRLTLDGEHAPQARLLGAAGVLDVAPHGEDALAARIAPLVSPVPRALRSLLQRRRPLRVPAADRQAFLEVAYPQLRSLTSVTSSDASVQIPAARRPTLRLSASYASGDRLTLRWSWHYHDPDRLLPIDQRQGARRDLAHEDEVIAAAMTRWPTAGSADPELLSGPDTAEFTEHVLDELAAMNHVETEVVGTRHAYRELDGAPDVRITQQTTPGKNDWFDLGFQITVEGREIPFPTLFVALARGRSRLLLPDKTYFSLDHPAFDTLRELIREGEALAEWEPEQQQLSRFQVDMWNDLEEMADEAAASAAWERTVGRVRTAPDADPPALPDSLDADLRPYQREGYAWLATLFDQGLGGVLADDMGLGKTLQTLALIARAREEHAPKGSAADAPPFLVVAPASVLPVWRREAERFTPDLDVRVLDRTSASRGAPLSKHIAGADLVVTSYTVLRIDDEDFAAQTFQGFVLDEAQFVKNRRSRTHRAAKGVRADFRLAITGTPMENSLDDLWAILDLVAPGLLGGANGFRQRYTLPIETGEHPSRMELLRRRVKPFLLRRTKELVASELPEKHEQVLTVTLGEQHRAVYDSMLQRERKKVLGLIESDLDRQRFIVFRSLTLLRMMALDPRLVDAEAYGEVPSSKLEALFDRLEEVLGDGHRVLLFSQFTSYLDRVAGELEERGIRYAHLDGSTRDRDAAVAGFREGDAPVFLISLKAGGFGLTLTEADYVFLLDPWWNPAAENQAVDRAHRIGQDHQVMVYRMVAEDTIEEKVLALQQRKAELFDAFTDGGEAFRSAMTAQDIRELLS, via the coding sequence ATGCCTGACGCCGTCCTCCTCCCCCGCCTGCTGCCGTCGGCCATCAGCCACCACGTCGGCGACCGGTCCGCGGGCCGGGGGCTCGCCCGGGCCCGCGGCGGAAGCGTCGAGGACCTGCACTGGGACGCCGACACCTCGACGGTCGATGCCGACGTCACCGATCAGGACGGCACCGTCCAGCACCCCCGAGCAGTGCTGGTGGAGTACGAGGAGGACGCCGTCTCGCGGCGGTTCCTGCCCTCGGCCCCGGGCGGCCTGTGGCGACCGCGCTCCTCCGAGTGCAGCTGCTCCGCCGGCGGCAGCTGCGAGCACGTCGCGGCGCTGCTGTACCGGCTGAACGACCTGGGCACCCGCGCCGAGGCATCGGACCCGCCGCCCGAGTGGCGCAGCGTGCTGCGTCCCCTGCTGGGCTCCTCGGGCCCTCGCGGGGCGGCCCGGCCGCTGGCGATCGGGGTGGATCTCGAGGCCGGCCCGTCCGGTGCGGGAGCCTCCCGGAACCGGCGCGAGACCGCCACCCCGGCGGATCTGGGGACCGACGCCGACCTGTGGCTGGGGCTGCGACCGCTGACCCGCGGCCGCACCGGGTCCTGGATCAAGGGCGACCTGTCCTGGCGGAGCTTCGAGGGCCGGTTGTCGGCCCGGGAGTACGACGCGGTCCAGACCGAGGCCCTCTCGCGGCTGTTCGCCTCCGCCTCCGCGGAGCGCTCCTACTCCAGCGGGGCCATCGACCACCTGTGGCTGAACACGATCACCTCCCCGCTGCTGTGGCAGTCGCTGGTCCATGCGCGCGACGCCGGGGTCGAGCTGCTGCCGGGAGCGGGCCTGACCTCGGTCGCGCTGCTGGGCGAGGCGGACGTCGGCCTCGACCTGCGCCTGGACGAGACGGCGGAGGACCTGCAGGTGCTCCCCCGCCTCACCCTCGACGGCGAGCACGCCCCGCAGGCTCGTCTGCTGGGCGCGGCCGGAGTGCTCGACGTCGCCCCGCACGGCGAGGACGCCCTCGCCGCCCGCATCGCCCCGCTGGTCTCCCCGGTCCCCCGCGCGCTGCGCTCGCTGCTCCAGCGCCGCCGACCGCTGCGGGTCCCGGCCGCGGACCGGCAGGCCTTCCTCGAGGTCGCCTACCCCCAGCTGCGCTCCCTGACCAGCGTGACCAGCTCCGACGCCAGCGTCCAGATCCCGGCCGCACGGCGCCCCACCCTGCGCCTTTCCGCCTCCTACGCCTCCGGCGACCGCCTCACGCTGCGCTGGTCCTGGCACTATCACGATCCCGATCGCCTGCTGCCGATCGACCAGCGGCAGGGGGCCCGGCGCGACCTCGCCCATGAGGACGAGGTGATCGCCGCCGCCATGACACGGTGGCCGACGGCGGGCTCCGCGGATCCGGAGCTGCTCAGCGGCCCCGACACCGCCGAGTTCACCGAGCACGTGCTCGACGAGCTCGCGGCGATGAATCATGTGGAGACCGAGGTGGTCGGCACACGGCACGCCTACCGCGAGCTCGACGGCGCCCCGGACGTGCGCATCACCCAGCAGACCACCCCGGGCAAGAACGACTGGTTCGACCTCGGCTTCCAGATCACCGTCGAAGGCCGGGAGATCCCCTTCCCCACCCTCTTCGTCGCGCTCGCCCGCGGGCGCAGCCGGCTGCTGCTGCCGGACAAGACCTACTTCTCCCTGGACCACCCGGCGTTCGACACCCTGCGGGAGCTGATCCGCGAGGGCGAGGCGCTCGCGGAATGGGAGCCGGAGCAGCAGCAGCTCAGCCGCTTCCAGGTGGACATGTGGAACGACCTCGAGGAGATGGCAGACGAGGCCGCCGCGAGCGCGGCCTGGGAGCGCACCGTCGGCCGGGTGCGGACCGCCCCCGACGCCGACCCGCCTGCACTGCCCGATTCCCTGGACGCCGATCTGCGCCCCTACCAGCGGGAGGGCTACGCCTGGCTCGCGACCCTGTTCGACCAGGGCCTGGGCGGAGTGCTCGCCGACGACATGGGCCTGGGCAAGACCCTGCAGACGCTCGCCCTGATCGCCCGCGCCCGCGAGGAGCACGCCCCCAAGGGATCCGCCGCCGACGCGCCCCCGTTCCTGGTCGTCGCCCCCGCCTCGGTGCTGCCGGTGTGGCGCCGCGAGGCCGAGCGCTTCACCCCGGACCTGGACGTGCGGGTGCTGGATCGCACCTCCGCCTCCCGCGGCGCACCCCTGAGCAAGCACATCGCGGGCGCGGATCTCGTCGTGACCAGCTACACGGTGCTGCGCATCGACGACGAGGACTTCGCCGCGCAGACCTTCCAGGGTTTCGTGCTCGATGAGGCCCAGTTCGTCAAGAACCGCCGCTCCCGCACCCATCGCGCGGCCAAGGGCGTGCGCGCCGACTTCCGCCTGGCCATCACCGGCACCCCGATGGAGAACTCGCTGGATGACCTGTGGGCGATCCTGGACCTGGTCGCCCCGGGTCTGCTGGGCGGCGCGAACGGCTTCCGCCAGCGGTACACGCTGCCGATCGAGACGGGCGAGCACCCGAGCCGGATGGAGCTGCTGCGTCGGCGCGTCAAGCCGTTCCTGCTGCGGCGGACGAAGGAGCTGGTGGCTTCCGAGCTGCCCGAGAAGCACGAGCAGGTGCTGACCGTGACGCTCGGCGAGCAGCATCGTGCGGTCTACGACTCGATGCTGCAGCGCGAGCGCAAGAAGGTCCTGGGCCTGATCGAGTCCGACCTGGATCGTCAGCGGTTCATCGTCTTCCGCTCCCTGACCCTGCTGCGGATGATGGCGCTGGATCCTCGCCTGGTCGACGCCGAGGCGTACGGCGAGGTGCCCAGCTCGAAGCTGGAGGCGCTGTTCGACCGGCTCGAGGAGGTGCTCGGCGACGGGCACCGGGTGCTGCTGTTCAGCCAGTTCACCTCCTACCTGGACCGCGTCGCGGGCGAGCTCGAGGAGCGCGGAATCCGCTACGCGCACCTGGACGGGTCCACCCGCGACCGCGACGCGGCCGTGGCCGGATTCCGCGAGGGCGACGCCCCGGTGTTCCTCATCTCGCTGAAGGCGGGCGGCTTCGGGCTGACGCTGACCGAGGCCGACTACGTGTTCCTGCTGGATCCCTGGTGGAACCCGGCGGCGGAGAACCAGGCCGTGGACCGCGCCCACCGGATCGGGCAGGACCACCAGGTGATGGTGTACCGCATGGTCGCCGAGGACACCATCGAGGAGAAGGTGCTCGCCCTGCAGCAGCGCAAGGCGGAGCTGTTCGACGCCTTCACCGACGGCGGGGAGGCCTTCCGCTCCGCGATGACCGCCCAGGACATCCGGGAGCTGCTGAGCTGA
- a CDS encoding CoA transferase, producing the protein MVDGPRRWWGGPLDTEHLARTEVRRVRDAAAELAAARGLDIRIDTTDALTAASFAAHEHLRIDGRAPRAWGEFSGFVAGRDGWVRLHGNYPHHAAIIREVLGIDDRAGLEREVGRREVAEVETRIAAAGGIAVAVRAEHEWQGHPHHLATAGDPWSSVDDRRGRPELSSLHEPIAAPAGAVEGRPATLPLTGVRVLDLTRVIAGPTCTQLLACLGADVLRIDPPHRPEILAQHLSTGMGKRLALLDLRRDADRLRELAAEADVILDGYRPGALDAHGLGTEDLERTAPQAVLVSLSAWGEHGPWGGRAGFDSIVQAATGIAVRCGTDGRPGALPVQALDHASGHRMAGHILDGLVRGRATTIRVNLLGAARTLLAEPSPDARAAPPAVGREALEVPRVSVMSADGPLEAVPPPLRIEGRTLERPVGGYGAATVGWTR; encoded by the coding sequence ATGGTGGACGGCCCTCGGCGCTGGTGGGGCGGGCCGCTCGACACGGAGCACCTGGCCCGGACCGAGGTGCGCCGGGTGCGCGACGCCGCTGCCGAGCTCGCCGCGGCCCGCGGCCTGGACATCCGCATCGACACCACCGATGCGCTGACGGCCGCGTCCTTCGCCGCCCATGAGCATCTGCGCATCGACGGCCGGGCCCCGCGGGCGTGGGGTGAGTTCTCCGGTTTCGTCGCAGGTCGTGACGGCTGGGTGCGTCTGCACGGCAACTATCCCCATCACGCGGCGATCATCCGCGAGGTGCTCGGCATCGACGATCGTGCCGGTCTCGAGCGGGAGGTCGGGCGCCGCGAGGTCGCCGAGGTCGAGACCCGGATCGCGGCCGCCGGCGGGATCGCGGTGGCGGTCCGCGCCGAGCACGAGTGGCAGGGTCATCCCCACCACCTCGCCACCGCCGGGGACCCCTGGTCGAGCGTCGACGACCGCCGGGGCAGGCCCGAGCTGAGCAGCCTTCACGAGCCCATCGCGGCTCCCGCCGGCGCGGTCGAGGGACGTCCCGCGACGCTGCCGCTGACCGGGGTGCGAGTGCTCGATCTGACCCGGGTGATCGCCGGCCCCACCTGCACCCAGCTCCTCGCCTGCCTGGGTGCGGACGTGCTCCGGATCGATCCTCCGCACCGTCCGGAGATCCTCGCCCAGCACCTCTCCACCGGGATGGGCAAGCGCTTGGCACTGCTGGACCTCCGGCGCGACGCGGATCGGCTGCGGGAGCTCGCCGCCGAGGCCGACGTGATCCTGGACGGCTATCGTCCCGGTGCCCTCGACGCCCACGGTCTGGGCACCGAGGACCTCGAGCGGACAGCCCCGCAGGCTGTGCTCGTCTCCCTCTCCGCCTGGGGTGAGCACGGGCCCTGGGGCGGACGGGCGGGCTTCGACTCGATCGTCCAGGCCGCGACGGGGATCGCGGTGCGCTGCGGCACCGACGGGCGGCCCGGCGCCCTCCCCGTGCAGGCCCTCGACCATGCCAGCGGGCACCGGATGGCCGGGCACATCCTCGACGGCCTCGTCCGCGGCCGGGCGACCACGATCCGGGTGAATCTGCTCGGCGCGGCCCGCACGCTGCTGGCCGAGCCGTCGCCGGACGCACGGGCCGCCCCGCCCGCCGTCGGACGCGAAGCGCTCGAGGTGCCGCGGGTGAGCGTCATGTCCGCCGACGGACCGCTGGAGGCGGTGCCGCCGCCGCTGCGGATCGAGGGACGCACCCTCGAGCGTCCCGTCGGCGGCTACGGCGCAGCGACGGTGGGCTGGACCCGATGA